One genomic region from Magallana gigas chromosome 3, xbMagGiga1.1, whole genome shotgun sequence encodes:
- the LOC109619034 gene encoding uncharacterized protein — protein sequence MDGKSVSRNISETIKSGDEVFIIEINSDYSDDEENSTESAYTGNYCNKIDSLKQCSEQLSWEKEKNQSIILPPVNKDAKVSSPLKIGRDDDGKVNYIGLDPGVDEPLSSQLDDELPPGLENIKIVNVFTLSDDLQQDTTENQERNSYSLKQFMGFAPGDYEAGPNTKSLTAPNMIIVDEQPSQSTLMVKLVCKVCQQLLPTHEALYDHSKLHASQHDKNKHSVDKHINQQASVQNLMSNPEETIVSDKEGKVTPPKKKKSKKRRSQGKIDEENKCEKCGKIFMKDYQYKMHTSLCRGKTTQMATCFECNKMIPAHKEYEHALKYHDTVCRICCANLMQESKLKSHMKFMHNIPNYGKDTNATDITPQVHVVEQIFYKACIQCGKACASYDQYRLHRKLHVRMAKLEIIKAQEEEKKTQKMKNQEKNIPKEKKKKKKKSQNLVKCEKCDKMFQSSYHLRSHLKRCSAKAVKMILCDVCERLLPKDELKDHIKIHERLCSFCGRVCMGDRHLMRHQLQCTRKLKVTNNQREEITSSSEAEVVKRKKFVSKKTLRAIRFAKNINRKLTAQQEKMLEEIESVKRIFEDSSPKVEDDATGNQKMTNDENMRLPMEIEGTEDSQMQKKKMSSKNNSETDGIEIDRIHQENKKNYVTIEGFVNVKDQRKDSVNKEEMVKINGQIFESLDQFDCCDQIQQPKKGKQGKGEKKNSKEKAKIDIIPAALSMNDIFEESDASQILETEVRHVQESESERLNHRDVIIKTPSNLENITLNAPNSPESQEISHDIGSFLEESTAERWVEELKETDTLLPEPIINYHALLKSNGLVMYHLNEWLLQSPESNDVSQPWICRHCGKQLNSIDEGLHHMIRSHPTNKTTKAIINELSHLKRKLHS from the coding sequence ATGGATGGGAAAAGTGTATCAagaaatatatcagaaacaatTAAATCTGGAGATGAGGTATTTATCATAGAAATAAATTCAGACTACAGTGATGATGAGGAAAATAGTACAGAGTCTGCTTATACTGGAAATTACTGTAATAAAATAGATTCATTGAAACAATGTTCAGAACAGTTAAGTtgggaaaaggaaaaaaaccaaAGCATCATTTTACCACCAGTAAATAAAGATGCAAAAGTATCAAGTCCTCTTAAGATTGGGAGAGATGATGATGGGAAGGTCAATTACATCGGGTTGGATCCTGGGGTTGATGAACCACTTTCATCTCAGCTAGATGATGAATTGCCCCCAGGACTTGAAAATATTAAGATTGTTAATGTTTTCACTCTTTCTGATGATCTGCAACAAGACACCACAGAGAATCAAGAAAGAAATTCCTACAGTTTGAAACAATTCATGGGCTTTGCCCCTGGTGATTATGAAGCTGGACCCAACACAAAGTCATTAACAGCACCTAATATGATCATTGTTGATGAACAGCCATCACAGAGTACTCTTATGGTGAAGCTTGTTTGCAAGGTCTGTCAGCAGTTGTTACCAACTCATGAAGCTTTGTATGATCATTCAAAACTACATGCAAGTCAACATGACAAAAACAAACACTCAGTTGACAAACACATTAACCAGCAAGCATCAGTTCAAAACCTAATGTCAAATCCTGAAGAAACTATAGTATCTGACAAAGAAGGAAAGGTAACCCCtccaaagaaaaagaaatcaaagaaaagaaGGAGCCAAGGAAAAATAGATGAAGAAAATAAGTGTGAAAAGTGTGGCAAAATTTTCATGAAGGATTATCAGTATAAAATGCATACTTCCCTTTGCAGGGGCAAAACAACACAAATGGCTACATGTTTTGAGTGTAACAAAATGATCCCAGCCCATAAAGAATATGAACATGCTTTGAAATATCATGATACTGTTTGCCGCATATGCTGCGCTAATCTGATGCAAGAATCGAAGCTAAAAAGTCACATGAAATTTATGCACAATATTCCAAATTATGGAAAGGATACAAATGCCACTGATATTACACCTCAAGTTCATGTTGTGGAGCAAATCTTTTACAAAGCATGCATTCAGTGTGGAAAAGCATGTGCCTCATATGATCAGTATAGGCTTCATAGAAAACTACATGTTAGAATGGCAAAACTTGAAATTATTAAAGCTcaagaagaagaaaagaaaacacaaaagaTGAAAAACCAAGAGAAGAATATTccaaaagaaaagaagaaaaagaagaaaaagagtCAAAATCTAGTAAAGTGtgaaaaatgtgataaaatgtTTCAGTCATCTTACCACCTACGCAGCCATTTAAAAAGGTGTTCAGCTAAGGCAGTGAAAATGATACTATGTGATGTTTGTGAGCGATTGTTGCCAAAGGATGAACTCAAAGACCATATCAAAATTCATGAACGATTGTGCAGTTTTTGTGGAAGAGTCTGTATGGGAGATCGCCATTTAATGCGACATCAACTACAGTGTACTAGAAAACTGAAGGTAACCAACAACCAAAGAGAAGAAATTACTTCAAGTTCAGAGGCAGAGGTTGTTAAGAGAAAGAAATTTGTCTCTAAGAAAACCTTGAGAGCCATCCGTTTTGCCAAGAATATTAATAGAAAATTAACAGCACAGCAAGAAAAAATGTTGGAAGAAATTGAATCTGTGAAAAGAATTTTTGAAGATTCTTCTCCAAAAGTTGAAGATGATGCAACAGGAAACCAAAAGATGACTAATGATGAAAATATGAGGTTACCCATGGAGATTGAGGGAACAGAAGATTCGCAAatgcagaaaaagaaaatgtcatCAAAAAATAATAGTGAAACTGATGGTATAGAAATAGATAGAATTcatcaagaaaataaaaaaaattacgttaCAATAGAAGGCTTTGTGAATGTGAAAGATCAGAGAAAAGACTCTGTTAACAAAGAAGAAATGGTGAAAATTAATGGTCAAATTTTTGAATCTTTGGATCAGTTTGACTGTTGTGATCAAATCCAACAACCAAAAAAGGGAAAGCAGggaaaaggagaaaaaaagaattcaaaagaGAAAGCTAAGATAGATATCATCCCTGCAGCTCTATCCATGAATGATATCTTTGAAGAAAGTGATGCAAGTCAAATTTTAGAAACAGAAGTTAGACATGTTCAAGAATCAGAGAGTGAGAGATTAAATCACAGGGATGTAATTATAAAAACTCCTTCTAACTTGGAAAATATCACATTAAATGCACCAAATTCACCAGAATCCCAAGAAATCTCCCATGATATAGGATCATTCCTTGAAGAATCTACCGCTGAACGTTGGGTTGAAGAGTTAAAAGAAACTGATACACTACTTCCGGAACCAATAATTAATTACCATGCACTGTTAAAAAGCAATGGGTTAGTTATGTACCATTTAAATGAATGGCTGTTGCAATCTCCAGAATCAAATGATGTATCTCAACCATGGATTTGTAGACACTGTGGGAAACAGCTGAATAGTATAGATGAGGGCTTGCATCACATGATTAGAAGCCACCCCACCAACAAGACAACAAAGGCAATCATCAATGAATTAagtcatttaaaaagaaaacttcattcttaa
- the LOC105319595 gene encoding protein N-terminal glutamine amidohydrolase: MEFRKEDCTYTSCYCEENVWCLCDSIKSKIPGAIQNCYCVFISNKRRAIPLWKQKASRRQDGQVIWDYHVIFLYEPSESNTIVYDLDTTLTFPCDFRRYYEESIKDERCLKPEYHRMFRVIPAEEFLQTFASDRSHMLTPEGHWMAPPPTYPPIKTKESSNNIQEFISMDKNNHGDVLSLNEFLERFLEKQ, encoded by the exons TGAAGAAAACGTTTGGTGTCTATGTGATTCAATAAAGAGCAAGATTCCCGGAGCGATCCAGAATTGCTATTGCGTGTTTATATCAAACAAACGAAGAGCT ATCCCACTTTGGAAGCAGAAAGCAAGTCGCAGACAAGATGGTCAAGTTATATGG GATTACCATGTGATATTCCTGTACGAACCCTCAGAATCTAATACAATAGTATATGACTTGGACACCACCTTAACATTTCCTTGTGACTTTAGAAGATATTACGAGGAATCTATTAAAGACGAAAGATGTTTAAAACCAGAATACCACAG AATGTTTCGAGTAATACCAGCAGAAGAGTTTTTACAGACTTTCGCATCAGACAGGTCCCATATGTTGACTCCAGAGGGTCACTGGATGGCTCCACCCCCCACATATCCACCCATaaaaacaaaag aaagttcCAACAACATACAAGAATTCATATCCATGGACAAAAATAATCATGGCGATGTTCtcagtttgaatgaatttttggAGAGGTTTCTTGAGAAACAATAA